In Massilia sp. METH4, the genomic window ATTGTTCACGTCGACCCGGTAATCCGCGGGGCTGATCGCGCCCACGCAAGGCGCGCTGCAGCGGCCGATCTGGTTCAGCAGGCACGGGCGCGTGCGGTTCTGGTAGACGCTGTCCTCGCAGGTGCGCAGCATGAACACCCTCTGCAGGATCTGCATCGATTCCTTCACCGCCCACGCGGAAGGGAACGGGCCGAAGTACTGGTTCTTCTTGTCCACGGCGCCGCGGTAGTACACCATGCGCGGCACCTCGTCGCCCGTCAGCTTCAGGTACGGGTACGATTTATCGTCGCGGAACAGGATGTTAAAGCGCGGCTGCAGCGTCTTGATCAGGTTGTTCTCGAGGATCAGCGCTTCGGCCTCGCTGCGCGTGACCGTCGTCTCCAGCCTGGCAATGCGCTCGACCATCATGGCGATGCGCGGGCTGGACAGGTTCTTCTGGAAGTAGTTCGAGACGCGCTTCTTCAGGTCGCGCGCCTTGCCCACGTACAGCACGCGGTCCTCGGCGTCGAAGTAGCGGTACACGCCGGGCAGGTTCGGCAGCTTGGCGACGGTGGCCAGCACCTGCTCGCGCGCCGACAGGGTCGGCAAGACTTCAGTGATCTCACTCATCAAGCTTCTCCACGATCACGAACGCGACCGCGTATTCCTCTTCATCGCTGACGGACACCTGGGCCGCCAGCCGGTTGTGCTCCATGTATTGTTTCAGATCGCCGCCGCACACGATGCACGGCTTGCCCAGCGCATCGTTCAGCAACTGCGCGGCCGGCCACGTCATGGGCGGGCGCAGGCCGAGGCCGAGGGCCTTCGAGAAGGCTTCCTTGGCCGCGAAGCGCGTGGCCAGGTAGCGCACGCCGCGCACGGGATTGCGCGCGCTGCGTTCGCGGAACACTTCCATCTCATCCGGACCGAGCACGCGCCAGGCAAAGCGCTCGCCCTGGCGCGCCAGCGCCTCGGCGATGCGCGGTACCCGGCAGATGTCGGTGCCGATCCCGTGGATCATCGTGCTCCCAGGCGGGTGGAGACCATGATGGCCTTCATCTCGCGCACGGCGTTTTCCCAGCCGACGAACACCGAGTGGGCCACGATCGCGTGGCCGATGTTCAGTTCCTCGATCTGCGGAATGGCGGCGATCGCCTGCACGTTCGTGTAATGCAGGCCGTGGCCCGCATTGACCTTCAGGCCGCGCTGCACGCCCCAGCGCACGCCTTCCTTGATCCGCTCGAGTTCCTTTTGCTGCTCTTCGCCTTCCGCATCGGCATAGGCACCCGTGTGCAGTTCGATGACGGGCGCGCCCACGTCGGCCGCGGCCTGGATCTGTGCCTCGTCGGCATCGATGAACAGGCTCACGCGGATATTCTCGCCCTGCAGCTGCTTCACCGCCGCGGCGACTTCCTTGTGGAAGCGCACCACGTCCAGCCCGCCCTCGGTGGTGATCTCGGTGCGCTTCTCCGGCACCAGGCACACGTCCGCCGGCCTGATGCGGCAGGCGAAGTCGATCATCTCCTGCGTCACCGCCGCTTCCAGGTTCATGCGCGTGACCAGTTGCGGCGCCATGCGGATCACGTCCTCGTCCTTGATGTGGCGGCGGTCTTCGCGCAGGTGCAGCGTGATGCAGTCGGCGCCGGCCTGCTCTGCCAGCAGCGCGGCGCGGATCGGGTCGGGGTACTTGGTGCCGCGCGCGTTGCGCAGCGTGGCCACGTGGTCGATGTTGACGCCCAGGTCGATCATCGTGCCGGAGGGGTGCAGGAAGCTCATGGTCTCTTTGTTCTTAAAGTTGCATCAGGTCGATCAAAATCTGGCGCGTGTTCAGCGGCGCCCCGTTCAGGTGCCAGGCCAGCAGGAAACGCATCAGCTGCTTGCTCTGCGCCTGCGTGGCCGGGTCCGAGTAATCCTCGCGCTCCATGTCGAGCAGCGTCTTGCCGGCCACGCGCGGCGCGGTGTCGTCGTCGCGCGCCGGCCGCGGCCCCCGCTCGGGATCGACCACGTAGGCGATGCCCGCCTTCACCTTCGCGCGCGTATCGGCACAGCGCGCCAGGTCGGCGGCCACCCCGGTCTCCTTAAGTAGGGCCGTTTCGAATTTCCGCAAGACGATGGGCGGCGGTTCATTGTGCGCCAGCTGGTTCAGGGTGGCCACGTAATGGTCGAACAGCTTGGGGTGCGCATCGTCGCGCGCCAGCAGCTTGACCAATAATTCGTTCAGGTAGAAGCCGCACAGCAGCGCCGTTTTTTCCAGCGGCAGCAAGCCGCCCACCCAGTCGGCATCGGTGAGCGTGCGCAATTCGTTCTTGCCGGCCCAGCCGGCGGAGAGCGGCTGGAAGGTCTGCAGCACCCCGCGCAATTGCGAGTGCGGGCGCTTGGCGCCCTTGGCGATCAGCGCCACGCGGCCGAAGTCGCGCGTGAGCAGCTCCACGATCAGGCTGGTTTCCTTGTACGGATAGCTGTGCAGGACGAAGGCGGGTTGCGCCGTGACGCGCGTGCCCACGGTGCGCGGGGCGCTGCGCTTGCGAGCCGGTTGCGGCGGCTGTACCGGAGGGGCCGTGAGCATGTAGGGAACCGCGCGGTCGCGCACTTCCAGCGCAGTCACGAGTTCCTCGGTAGCGGTATCCTGGCCGCCTGCGGCCGAAGCCGCGTCCGCAGCGGGCGCAGCGTCGGCCGAGGCGTGGCGCTTAGCCATGGTTCATTCGTAACCGTAAGCGCGCAGGCCGGCTTCGTTGTCGGCCCAGCCGGATTTCACCTTGACCCAGATCTCCAGGTACACCGGGCCGCCGAACAGCTTTTCCATGTCCAGGCGGGCCTGGGTGGAGACTTCCTTCAGCCGCACGCCCTTGTTACCGATGATCATCGATTTGTGGCCGTCCCGCTCGACGAGGATGGCGGCGAAGATGCGCCGCAGATTGCCCTCCTGCTCGAACTTTTCGATCAGCACCGTGCTGGTGTACGGCAGCTCGTCGCCCACGAAGCGGAACAGCTTTTCGCGCACGATTTCGGAGGCGAGGAATTTTTCGCTGCGGTCGGTGATGTCGTCTTCGCCGAAAATCGGCGGATTTTCCGGCAGCAGGCGCTTGATCTCGTTTTGCAGGCCGTCCAGCTGGAAGCGCAGCTTGGCCGAGACGGGCACCACGGCGGCGAAGTCGTATTTCGAGGCCACCTGCTGCGCGAACGGCAGCAGCACGGCCTTGTCCTTGGCGCGGTCGGACTTGTTGATCACCAGGACCACCGGCACGTTCTTCGGCAGCAGGTCGATGACTTGCTGGTCGGCCTGCCCGAAGGTGCCGGCTTCGACGAGGAACAGGATCACGTCGGAAGAATCCAGCGTGCCCGTGACTGTCTTGTTCAGCGTCTTGTTCAGGGCGTTCGAATGGCGGGTCTGGAAGCCCGGCGTGTCGACATAGATGAACTGGGCATCGGACAGCGTCTGGATGCCGGTGATGCGGTGGCGCGTCGTTTGCGCCTTGCGCGAGGTGATGCTCACCT contains:
- the acpS gene encoding holo-ACP synthase is translated as MIHGIGTDICRVPRIAEALARQGERFAWRVLGPDEMEVFRERSARNPVRGVRYLATRFAAKEAFSKALGLGLRPPMTWPAAQLLNDALGKPCIVCGGDLKQYMEHNRLAAQVSVSDEEEYAVAFVIVEKLDE
- the pdxJ gene encoding pyridoxine 5'-phosphate synthase, whose protein sequence is MSFLHPSGTMIDLGVNIDHVATLRNARGTKYPDPIRAALLAEQAGADCITLHLREDRRHIKDEDVIRMAPQLVTRMNLEAAVTQEMIDFACRIRPADVCLVPEKRTEITTEGGLDVVRFHKEVAAAVKQLQGENIRVSLFIDADEAQIQAAADVGAPVIELHTGAYADAEGEEQQKELERIKEGVRWGVQRGLKVNAGHGLHYTNVQAIAAIPQIEELNIGHAIVAHSVFVGWENAVREMKAIMVSTRLGAR
- the recO gene encoding DNA repair protein RecO, with protein sequence MLTAPPVQPPQPARKRSAPRTVGTRVTAQPAFVLHSYPYKETSLIVELLTRDFGRVALIAKGAKRPHSQLRGVLQTFQPLSAGWAGKNELRTLTDADWVGGLLPLEKTALLCGFYLNELLVKLLARDDAHPKLFDHYVATLNQLAHNEPPPIVLRKFETALLKETGVAADLARCADTRAKVKAGIAYVVDPERGPRPARDDDTAPRVAGKTLLDMEREDYSDPATQAQSKQLMRFLLAWHLNGAPLNTRQILIDLMQL
- the era gene encoding GTPase Era; translated protein: MTDATTPAGFRCGYIAIVGRPNVGKSTLMNTLIGAKVSITSRKAQTTRHRITGIQTLSDAQFIYVDTPGFQTRHSNALNKTLNKTVTGTLDSSDVILFLVEAGTFGQADQQVIDLLPKNVPVVLVINKSDRAKDKAVLLPFAQQVASKYDFAAVVPVSAKLRFQLDGLQNEIKRLLPENPPIFGEDDITDRSEKFLASEIVREKLFRFVGDELPYTSTVLIEKFEQEGNLRRIFAAILVERDGHKSMIIGNKGVRLKEVSTQARLDMEKLFGGPVYLEIWVKVKSGWADNEAGLRAYGYE